One Mycolicibacterium doricum genomic window, GACTGCTCATCGTCGATGGCATCGTCGCTGCCGGTGCGGCCGACGTAGGTGCCGTCCTCGTCGTCGCCTGCCTTCCCCGCACGGGAGGAGGCGACCTTCGGGTCGTCGCCGACGTCGGACTCACTCTTGTCGGCCTCGTCGCTGGGTCTGCTCACGGGGGAGGTCTACCCGCGCCCCAGCCCGATTAACCCCGGTCCCTCGAGGACGCGCAGGCGTTATCTTCGAGGTCACCGCCCACCGCCGCCAGGTGCACCGGAGGACGCGGGACATGCACCGTGACGGCCGCCGCCATCCGCGCCGTGAGATCGGCGTCGGACGACGGTGTGGTCCACCACCACGTCGGTGCGGACGTGGAACGTTGCGGACGTGGAAGGTTGCGGACGTGGAAGGTTGCGGACGTGGAAGGTGATGTCGCGCGGTGAGCGTTCGACCGCGGACAGCACGTCGGCCTGGGTGAGAGGTCACCCGGTCACCTATTTCGCGCACCTGGAAACCAACTGTTGAGTACCGTGAGTGTTGCGGTGAGGAGGACGGCAATGACCAACAACCGACCATTCGGCTTCGATCCCGACGACTTCGACCGGGTCGCCCGCGAGGCACTGGAAGGTGTCGGCCGGTTTTTCACCACCTCGGGTGAGCGCGCCGGATGGAGCGCGCTGCTCGACGAGTTGGTACGGGTCAGCCGACCCAGGACCGAACCGGAGACCACCGGTGACACCGGCGACGGCGTGTGGGCCGTCTACACCGTCGACGCCAACGGCGGCGCCCACATCGAGCAGGTGTTCCCCACCGAACTCGACGCGCTGCGGGCCAACAAGAACAACACCGACCCGACCCGCAAGGTGCGGTTCTTGCCGTACGGCATCGCGGTCAGCGTGCTGGACGCGAACACCCCCGGCGACGCCGCGGAGTAGGGCAGAAAGCGGTCGCGCCCGTCGGCGAGCGGTTACGCTTTGCCGCGAGGCCATCGAGTCAGCCGTGAAGGGTGGGACATGTTTCGTGAACTCTTCGTCGCCGCGACCATCGCGGGAGCCGCTGTCGGGCTCGCGCCGGGGGCCGTCGCGGACCCGTCCAACGACTACCACGACGACCCCGGCCGGTACCCCACCGACGTGCCGGGGATGAGTTACGAGGCCAAGCTCGCCGCGCCCTGCTACAGCTGGGAACGCAACGTGTTCGGCCGCGGCCCCGGCGGCGAACCGCTGCAGTGCAAGTGGATCCCCAATCAGTGGCCACCGGTGTACACCGGCTTCTGGACCTCCACCTATGCGCTGCACGGCGTCCAGGACATCGGCGCGCCATGCCCCGGTCCGCAGTCGACTGCGCAGGCCCCCGACGGGCGTCCGCTGCTGTGCGTCGGCGCGCGGGGGTGGCAGCCGACCGTGCTGACCGGCAGCGGTCTGCACCCCGCCTGACGGTCCGACCACATAAATCCTCGTTTGTCGTTATGGTCAACCTCATGACCGACGTCGGTGCGGGCTTCAGCATTTTCACCGTGTTCGCGACGGTGGCGGAGGCCGTTCGGAGACAACATTGTCCTGGTCCGGCGGGGTCCTGGTCCGGCGGGGTCCTGGTCCATCTGCGCCGAGGCCGACGCCGGGGTGCGCGGGCGGTCGCCGCTCCTCCGGCGGAATACGACGCCTGGGGGATGAAAGGATCGTCTCGATGGATGTGCGCTCGCGGAACAACCTCCGGATTGTCGGGGCCGAGCACGGGCCCACGATCTTGCTCGCGCACGGGTTCGGCTGCGACCAGAACCTGTGGCGGTCGGTGACCGCCCGGTTGACCCCCGAATTCCAGGTTGTCCTGTTCGACCACGTGGGGTCCGGAGCGTCGGACCCCGCCGCATGGGACGCCGACCGCTACTCCTCACTGCACGGCTACACCGAGGACATCCTCGAACTCGTCCACGAACTCGACCTACGCGATGTGGTCTTCGTCGGGCATTCCGTCGCCGCGATGATGGGAGTTCTCGCCGTCAGCGCCGACCCGGCGCGCTTCGCGAAACTCGTGCTTCTCACACCGTCACCGCGCTACGTCGACGACGGCGACTACCGGGGTGGGTTTTCACGGGCCGACATCGACGAACTACTCGAATCCATGGAGAGCAACTACCTGGGTTGGTCGCGTGCGATGGCCCCGACGATGATCGGCGCACCGGGGCAGCCGGAACTATCAGAAGAGCTGGCCGAGAGTTTCTGCCGTACCGATCCGGCGCGGGCGCGGGTTTTCGCGCGCGCGACGTTCCTGTCCGACAATCGTGCCGATCTCGACGGAGTATGTGTCCCCACCTTGGTCATCGAGTGCGCATACGACGCGATCGCCCCTCGTGGCGTGGGCGCGTTCGTCCACGGGCGTATCCGGGGCAGCACGCTGGTCACCCTCGACACCACCGGTCACTGCCCCCATCTGAGCGCGCCGGAGGAGACTGCCGAGGCCATCGCGGCGTTCGCCCGGTCGACATGACCACGCGCGAAGGCGCGGCACACCAACCGGAGCACTCCGTCGAGGACCTGTACGAGCAGGCACCATGCGGTCAGCTCGCGACGGGGCCCGACCGGCGCATCCTGTCGGTGAACCAGACGTTGCTCCGCTGGCTCGGCCGATCCCGTGGCGAGTTGGTCGGCACACCGTTCACCGAACTCCTCACCGTCGGCAGCCGGATTCACTTCGAGACCCACTTCGCTCCCCTCTTGCACCTGACAGGTGAATTGCAGGGTGTAGCGGTCGATCTCATCGCCGCCGGAGAAACCCGGCTGCCCGCCCTGGTCGCCGCCAACATCAAACCCGACGCGGCGGGGAAGCCGGCGACGATCCGATTCGTGCTACAGGACGCCAGCGACCGGCGGGCCTATGAGCGCGAACTCCTGGCCGAACGGCGGCGCGCCGAACAGGAACGGGCCAGGGCGACCGCGCTCGCTCGCACGCTGAAGCGATCGCTGCTTCCGCCCGCCCTCTCCGCACCACCGGGTCTGGAAGCCTGCGCCCACCTGCACGCGGCATCGCATGACGAGGTCGGCGGCGACTTTTACGACTTGTTCGCGCTGGCCCATGGCCGGTCGGCGTTCTTCCTCGGCGATGTCTGCGGAAAGGGCGTCACCGCGGCGACCGTCGCGTCGCTGACCCGTTACACGCTTCGGGCGGCCGCGGTGTTCGACGACGATCCGGTGGCGGTGCTGCATAACCTCGACACCGTGCTGCTCCACGAGTTCGGCGCGGACCGATCGCATTTCTGCACCGTGATCTTCGGGGTGCTCGTCCACCGCGACGGCGGGTTCGACGTGCACCTGGCCAGCGGTGGCCACCCACCGGCGCTGCTGTTGCGCGCCGATGGCAACGTGCAGAAAATCAACACCGAGGGCGGTCAGGCCGTCGGTATTTTCACGAACGCCAGATTCGCCTCGGCTCGCCTGCACCTAGGCGCCGGCGACACCTTGGTGATGTACA contains:
- a CDS encoding alpha/beta fold hydrolase — protein: MDVRSRNNLRIVGAEHGPTILLAHGFGCDQNLWRSVTARLTPEFQVVLFDHVGSGASDPAAWDADRYSSLHGYTEDILELVHELDLRDVVFVGHSVAAMMGVLAVSADPARFAKLVLLTPSPRYVDDGDYRGGFSRADIDELLESMESNYLGWSRAMAPTMIGAPGQPELSEELAESFCRTDPARARVFARATFLSDNRADLDGVCVPTLVIECAYDAIAPRGVGAFVHGRIRGSTLVTLDTTGHCPHLSAPEETAEAIAAFARST
- a CDS encoding PP2C family protein-serine/threonine phosphatase produces the protein MTTREGAAHQPEHSVEDLYEQAPCGQLATGPDRRILSVNQTLLRWLGRSRGELVGTPFTELLTVGSRIHFETHFAPLLHLTGELQGVAVDLIAAGETRLPALVAANIKPDAAGKPATIRFVLQDASDRRAYERELLAERRRAEQERARATALARTLKRSLLPPALSAPPGLEACAHLHAASHDEVGGDFYDLFALAHGRSAFFLGDVCGKGVTAATVASLTRYTLRAAAVFDDDPVAVLHNLDTVLLHEFGADRSHFCTVIFGVLVHRDGGFDVHLASGGHPPALLLRADGNVQKINTEGGQAVGIFTNARFASARLHLGAGDTLVMYTDGVTEARVGSGTERFDDHDALMELAHAHSPTTATGIVETLRNLLTDLGAGVEDDAAVLALGVPR